In Calditrichota bacterium, a genomic segment contains:
- a CDS encoding glycosyltransferase family 2 protein: MDRANKEKSSKDNNLPLVSIVIPMYNEAGNIERCIGSIQGQNYPQEKIEIIVVDGNSSDGSREKVLSLAKNHFTIRLLTNPKRKTPSSLNMGIKNASGEVVIILGAHTKIKEDFVSQNIRLMKEMNIKCVGGTQINVGENFMQRAIGYAMGHPFGLASAPYRYGKKEKFVDTVVYAAYRKELFDEVGYFDEDLFISEDAELNWRIRQAGYKIFYSPKIVSYYYPRKTMGKLINQLFRYGILRVNVIKKHLKAIKLMHLIPPAFALATIVFLIAGIFKPFFLVPLAAIWGLYLVLAFISSLQISLEKGFQYFSILPIIFTTIHLSWGIGFLWGIFVSKDN, translated from the coding sequence ATGGATAGAGCGAACAAAGAAAAATCATCAAAAGATAACAATCTACCTCTTGTTTCAATTGTGATTCCCATGTACAATGAAGCAGGGAATATTGAGCGTTGCATCGGATCGATTCAAGGACAGAATTATCCGCAGGAAAAAATCGAAATCATTGTTGTTGACGGAAATTCCAGTGACGGCAGCCGGGAAAAGGTGCTGTCACTGGCCAAAAATCATTTCACTATCCGTTTGCTCACTAATCCCAAACGTAAAACGCCTTCGTCACTGAACATGGGAATAAAAAATGCCTCCGGAGAAGTCGTAATTATCCTGGGCGCGCACACAAAAATCAAAGAAGATTTTGTCAGCCAAAACATTCGGCTGATGAAGGAAATGAACATCAAATGCGTGGGCGGCACTCAGATCAATGTGGGCGAAAATTTCATGCAACGCGCTATTGGTTATGCCATGGGGCACCCTTTCGGACTGGCAAGCGCGCCCTATCGCTACGGGAAAAAAGAAAAATTTGTGGACACTGTTGTCTATGCTGCCTACCGGAAAGAACTGTTTGATGAAGTGGGCTATTTTGACGAAGATTTGTTCATTTCTGAAGACGCTGAACTCAATTGGCGCATCAGACAGGCGGGCTACAAAATTTTTTACTCTCCTAAAATTGTTTCTTATTATTACCCCAGAAAAACGATGGGGAAACTCATCAATCAATTGTTTCGTTATGGTATTTTGCGCGTTAACGTGATTAAAAAACATCTCAAGGCGATTAAACTGATGCATTTGATCCCGCCTGCGTTTGCGCTGGCAACTATTGTCTTTCTCATCGCAGGAATATTTAAGCCCTTTTTTTTGGTTCCATTAGCTGCAATTTGGGGACTTTATCTCGTTTTAGCGTTTATCTCGTCGCTTCAAATCAGTCTGGAAAAAGGATTTCAATATTTTTCCATTTTGCCAATTATATTTACCACAATTCACTTGAGTTGGGGGATTGGTTTTTTGTGGGGAATCTTTGTTTCGAAGGATAATTAA
- a CDS encoding DegT/DnrJ/EryC1/StrS family aminotransferase: MQIPFLNLKPQHQMLKEQIMDIVSEAIDNTAFVGGKNVSGFEEDFARFCGTSHAVAVNSGTDALRFALLAAGLQPGDEVITTPNTFIATTEAISQAGGKIVFVDIDEKTDNIDVEKLAAEVEKRAKSSNRLKGIVPVHLYGQMADMNPILEIAEKYGLFVIEDACQAHGALYQKNGKTRKAGSMGLAGAFSFYPGKNLGSCGEGGAVATNDVELAQKIKMYRDHGQSKKYYHEFEGFNGRMHAIQAGILKLKLKHLPEWTEKRRGNAAYYGELLKDVDGVIFPQEPEWSKGVYHLYVIKVENRDDVQKKLAENGISTGLHYPIPLHLQNAYKHLGYKKSDFPVTEKHAEQLLSLPMFPELTKEEIEYVVSTLKKIING, from the coding sequence ATGCAAATTCCATTTCTCAATCTCAAACCCCAGCATCAAATGCTAAAAGAACAAATCATGGACATTGTGAGTGAGGCGATTGACAACACAGCTTTTGTTGGCGGAAAGAATGTGAGCGGTTTTGAGGAAGATTTTGCACGATTTTGCGGTACGTCGCACGCCGTAGCCGTGAACAGCGGCACGGATGCGCTGCGATTTGCTCTGCTGGCAGCCGGTTTGCAGCCGGGTGATGAAGTGATTACTACGCCGAACACTTTTATCGCAACTACCGAAGCCATCAGTCAGGCAGGCGGGAAAATAGTTTTTGTTGACATTGACGAGAAAACCGATAATATTGATGTGGAAAAATTAGCTGCTGAAGTGGAAAAACGCGCGAAATCATCGAATCGATTGAAAGGAATTGTTCCGGTGCATTTATACGGACAAATGGCAGACATGAATCCGATTCTGGAAATTGCTGAAAAATACGGACTTTTCGTCATTGAAGATGCCTGTCAGGCACACGGCGCGTTGTATCAGAAGAATGGCAAGACTCGCAAAGCCGGTTCCATGGGATTAGCCGGGGCATTCAGTTTTTATCCCGGAAAAAATTTAGGCTCCTGCGGCGAAGGCGGCGCTGTTGCTACTAACGACGTCGAACTGGCGCAAAAAATTAAAATGTATCGGGATCACGGACAGAGTAAAAAATACTACCACGAATTCGAGGGTTTCAACGGACGCATGCACGCCATTCAGGCGGGAATTTTAAAATTGAAACTGAAACATTTGCCGGAATGGACTGAGAAACGCCGGGGAAATGCGGCTTATTACGGCGAATTGCTCAAAGACGTTGATGGCGTGATTTTTCCGCAGGAACCGGAATGGTCAAAAGGCGTTTATCATCTGTACGTGATTAAAGTGGAAAATCGCGACGATGTGCAGAAAAAATTAGCTGAAAACGGCATCAGCACCGGACTTCATTATCCGATTCCTTTGCATTTGCAAAATGCCTACAAACATCTGGGCTACAAAAAAAGCGATTTTCCGGTCACGGAAAAACATGCAGAGCAACTCCTTTCTCTGCCCATGTTCCCGGAATTAACAAAAGAAGAAATTGAGTATGTGGTTTCGACATTGAAGAAAATTATCAATGGATAG